A stretch of the Streptococcus himalayensis genome encodes the following:
- the pstC gene encoding phosphate ABC transporter permease subunit PstC has product MKNEKLAKELLSPSKNSRLEKFGKSITFLCLALIVFIVAMILLFVAQRGLSTFFVNGVNIFEFLFGTVWKPAIKSFGAFPMIAGSFIVTILSALIATPFAIGAAVFMTEVSPKYGAKILQPVIELLVGIPSVVYGFIGLQVVVPFVRSIFGGTGFGILSGVFVLFVMILPTVTFMTVDSLKAVPRHYREASLAMGATRWQTIWRVTLHAAKSGIFTAVVFGMARAFGEALAIQMVVGNSAVVPTSLTTPAATLTSVLTMGIGNTVMGTVQNNVLWSLALVLLLMSLVFNLIMKFITRERKRNYAR; this is encoded by the coding sequence ATGAAAAATGAAAAACTTGCCAAAGAATTGCTGTCCCCTTCTAAAAATTCTCGCTTAGAGAAATTTGGAAAGAGCATTACCTTTCTTTGCCTAGCCTTGATTGTATTCATCGTAGCGATGATTTTACTCTTTGTTGCCCAAAGAGGTTTGTCGACCTTCTTTGTGAATGGTGTCAACATCTTTGAATTTCTATTTGGAACCGTTTGGAAACCAGCCATTAAGTCCTTCGGTGCTTTTCCAATGATTGCTGGCTCCTTTATTGTGACGATTTTATCTGCCCTTATTGCAACACCTTTTGCAATTGGAGCAGCCGTATTTATGACTGAGGTATCGCCGAAATATGGTGCCAAGATTTTGCAACCAGTTATCGAACTCTTGGTTGGGATTCCATCCGTTGTCTATGGATTTATTGGCCTTCAGGTTGTTGTACCTTTTGTCCGCTCGATTTTCGGTGGGACAGGTTTTGGTATTTTATCAGGGGTTTTTGTCCTCTTTGTTATGATTTTGCCAACGGTAACCTTTATGACGGTTGATAGCTTGAAAGCAGTGCCACGTCATTACCGTGAAGCAAGTCTTGCCATGGGAGCTACTCGTTGGCAAACAATTTGGCGTGTGACCTTACATGCAGCCAAGTCTGGTATTTTTACTGCGGTTGTCTTTGGAATGGCTCGTGCCTTTGGTGAAGCCCTTGCAATTCAAATGGTCGTAGGAAATTCAGCAGTTGTACCGACTTCTTTAACAACACCAGCTGCAACTCTAACATCTGTTTTAACCATGGGAATTGGAAATACGGTTATGGGCACTGTCCAAAATAATGTTCTCTGGTCATTGGCTCTCGTTCTATTATTGATGAGTTTAGTCTTTAACTTGATTATGAAATTTATTACAAGAGAGAGGAAGAGAAACTATGCACGCTAA
- the pstA gene encoding phosphate ABC transporter permease PstA — MHAKKVDKLATGILYSIAIIIVAILASLILYILLRGLPHVSWSFLTGKSSSYQAGGGIGIQLYNSFFLLVITLLISVPLSMGAGIYLAEYAKKGRLTNFIRTCIEILSSLPSVVVGLFGYLIFVVQFQYGFSILSGALALTVFNLPQMTRNVEDSLRHVHHTQREAGLALGISRWETVFHVVIPEALPGIVTGIVLASGRIFGEAAALIYTAGQSAPALDWSNWNPLSVTSPISIFRQSETLAVHIWKVNSEGTIPDATQVSAGSAAILLIFILIFNVSARYIGKKLHAKLTSAT, encoded by the coding sequence ATGCACGCTAAAAAAGTTGATAAATTAGCGACAGGGATTTTGTACTCGATAGCGATTATTATCGTTGCCATTTTAGCTTCCCTCATTTTGTATATCTTGCTCCGAGGTCTTCCTCATGTGAGTTGGTCTTTCCTAACTGGGAAATCTTCTTCCTATCAAGCAGGTGGAGGAATTGGCATTCAGCTCTATAATTCCTTCTTCCTATTAGTGATTACGCTCTTGATTTCTGTTCCACTTTCAATGGGTGCAGGAATTTATCTGGCAGAATATGCGAAAAAGGGTCGCTTGACCAATTTTATCCGTACCTGTATTGAAATTTTGTCTTCTCTTCCCTCTGTGGTTGTTGGTCTCTTTGGTTATTTGATTTTTGTTGTCCAATTTCAATACGGCTTTTCTATCTTATCAGGTGCCTTAGCTTTGACGGTCTTTAATCTGCCACAAATGACGCGCAATGTCGAAGATAGTTTGCGCCATGTTCACCATACGCAGCGCGAAGCTGGTCTAGCTCTTGGTATTTCACGTTGGGAAACAGTATTTCACGTTGTCATCCCTGAAGCACTTCCAGGAATTGTAACCGGAATTGTCCTTGCTTCTGGTCGTATTTTTGGGGAAGCTGCGGCTCTTATCTACACCGCAGGTCAATCAGCGCCAGCCCTTGATTGGTCAAACTGGAATCCTTTGAGTGTTACCAGTCCGATTTCGATTTTCCGTCAGTCAGAAACGCTGGCAGTTCACATCTGGAAGGTTAATAGTGAAGGAACGATTCCAGATGCAACGCAGGTTTCAGCTGGTAGTGCAGCTATTCTCTTGATTTTCATTTTGATTTTCAACGTATCTGCACGTTATATCGGTAAAAAATTGCATGCAAAATTAACATCTGCAACCTAG
- the pstB gene encoding phosphate ABC transporter ATP-binding protein PstB: MAEYNWNEKHIITFPQEKIALETKDLHVYYGSKESIKGVDMQFEKHKITALIGPSGSGKSTYLRSLNRMNDTIDIAKVTGEILYEGVDVNHPEINVYEMRKHIGMVFQRPNPFAKSIYRNITFAHERAGVKDKKVLDEIVETSLKQAALWDQVKDDLHKSALTLSGGQQQRLCIARAIAVKPEILLMDEPASALDPIATMQLEETMFELKKNYTIIIVTHNMQQAARASDYTAFFYLGDLIEYDKTANIFQNAKLQSTNDYVSGHFG; the protein is encoded by the coding sequence ATGGCAGAATACAATTGGAATGAAAAGCATATCATCACCTTTCCTCAGGAGAAGATTGCCTTAGAAACCAAGGATTTACATGTCTATTATGGTAGTAAGGAATCGATTAAGGGTGTCGATATGCAGTTTGAAAAACATAAAATTACAGCCCTCATCGGCCCGTCTGGCTCTGGGAAATCAACCTATCTTCGTAGTTTGAACCGTATGAATGATACCATTGATATTGCTAAGGTTACAGGAGAAATTCTCTATGAAGGTGTGGATGTGAACCACCCTGAAATCAATGTCTACGAAATGCGTAAGCACATTGGAATGGTTTTCCAGCGTCCCAATCCCTTTGCTAAATCCATTTACCGCAATATCACCTTTGCGCATGAACGTGCGGGTGTCAAAGATAAAAAAGTCTTGGATGAGATTGTGGAGACTTCGCTCAAACAAGCCGCTCTCTGGGATCAAGTCAAAGATGATTTACATAAGTCAGCCTTGACATTATCAGGAGGACAGCAACAACGCTTGTGTATCGCTCGTGCTATCGCAGTGAAACCAGAAATTCTCCTCATGGATGAGCCTGCTTCAGCACTTGATCCGATTGCCACTATGCAGTTGGAAGAAACCATGTTCGAATTGAAAAAGAACTATACGATTATCATTGTGACTCACAACATGCAACAAGCAGCACGCGCCAGTGATTACACAGCCTTCTTTTATTTGGGAGATTTGATTGAGTATGATAAAACAGCCAATATCTTCCAAAATGCCAAATTACAATCAACAAACGACTACGTGTCAGGACACTTTGGATAG
- the pstB gene encoding phosphate ABC transporter ATP-binding protein PstB yields MTAPILQVKDLSVYYNKKKALNDVSIDFYPNEITALIGPSGSGKSTLLRSINRMGDLNPEVTLTGAITYNGHNIYSPRTDTVDLRKEIGMVFQQPNPFPMTIYENVVYGLRINGVKDKHILDEAVETSLMGASIWDEVKDRLHDSAIGLSGGQQQRVCVARVLATSPKIILLDEPTSALDPISAGKIEETLYGLKDKYTMVLVTRSMQQASRISDRTGFFLGGDLIEYNTTKEVFLNPRNKETEEYITGKFG; encoded by the coding sequence ATGACAGCACCGATTTTACAAGTTAAAGACTTGTCTGTTTATTACAATAAGAAAAAGGCCTTGAACGATGTTTCCATTGATTTTTATCCAAATGAGATTACAGCCCTGATTGGTCCTTCTGGTTCTGGAAAATCAACGCTCTTACGTTCAATTAACCGTATGGGGGATTTGAATCCAGAGGTGACCTTGACAGGAGCCATTACCTACAATGGACATAATATTTACAGTCCTCGTACGGATACAGTTGATTTGCGAAAAGAGATTGGAATGGTATTCCAACAGCCCAATCCTTTCCCAATGACCATTTATGAAAATGTGGTCTATGGCTTGCGCATTAATGGAGTGAAAGACAAGCATATTTTAGACGAGGCTGTTGAGACTTCCTTGATGGGGGCTTCCATTTGGGATGAGGTCAAGGACCGCTTGCATGATTCTGCCATTGGCTTATCGGGTGGACAGCAGCAGCGGGTCTGTGTAGCACGGGTTCTTGCAACGAGCCCTAAAATCATCTTGCTGGACGAACCAACATCCGCCCTTGATCCTATCTCAGCTGGAAAGATTGAAGAAACCTTGTATGGTTTGAAGGACAAGTACACCATGGTCTTGGTCACACGTTCCATGCAGCAGGCGTCACGGATTTCTGATCGAACTGGGTTTTTCCTAGGTGGCGATTTAATCGAATACAATACGACCAAGGAAGTCTTCTTGAATCCTCGCAATAAAGAAACAGAAGAATACATCACAGGAAAATTTGGATAA
- the phoU gene encoding phosphate signaling complex protein PhoU, translating to MLRTQFEEELEKLDNQFYAMGNEVLGQINRTVRAFVSHDRELAQEVIADDTDVNEYEMKLEKKSLEIIALQQPVSQDLRTVITILKASSDLERMGDHAVSIAKATIRMKGEMRIKSVEEAISKMGREVKNFVEETLNLYLNGNADQAYEVAMMDETINEYFDQIRDLATEEIKANPELVITGRDYFEVISYLERIGDYAKNICEWVVYFETGKIVEM from the coding sequence ATGTTACGGACACAATTTGAAGAAGAATTAGAAAAACTAGACAATCAATTCTACGCGATGGGAAATGAAGTTCTTGGACAAATCAATCGTACGGTGCGAGCTTTTGTGTCGCATGATCGTGAGTTGGCACAAGAAGTCATTGCTGATGATACAGATGTTAATGAGTACGAAATGAAATTAGAGAAAAAATCACTCGAAATCATCGCTCTTCAACAGCCGGTTTCGCAAGATTTGCGAACGGTCATTACCATTTTAAAAGCCAGTAGCGATTTGGAGCGGATGGGAGACCATGCGGTGTCAATTGCCAAGGCGACTATTCGTATGAAGGGAGAAATGCGAATCAAGTCCGTTGAAGAGGCGATTAGCAAAATGGGGCGTGAGGTGAAGAACTTTGTCGAAGAAACACTCAACCTCTACCTAAATGGCAATGCCGACCAAGCTTACGAAGTAGCCATGATGGATGAAACAATCAATGAGTATTTCGATCAAATCCGAGATTTAGCCACCGAGGAAATCAAGGCAAATCCAGAATTGGTGATTACAGGCCGTGATTATTTCGAAGTCATTTCCTATTTGGAACGGATTGGCGATTATGCAAAAAATATCTGCGAATGGGTTGTCTATTTTGAGACAGGAAAAATCGTTGAAATGTAA
- a CDS encoding ClC family H(+)/Cl(-) exchange transporter, with amino-acid sequence MKSGVSNSKKEFAFLSSSIIGQVVRGILVGLVVGGVVGSFRLLIEKGFHIVQGLYLNIPSNPIFFGGILGLYAGLIFLAKVLLQSEKDIKGSGIPQIEAELKGLMSSDWWSVLWKKYVLGVVSIASGLMLGREGPSIQLGAMTGKGVAKQLQLSPVEERSLIASGAAAGLAAAFNAPIAGLLFVVEEIYHHFSRFFWVSTLAASLTANVVSLWIFGLDPVLDMPDNLPALSLGQYWLLIGFGLFLGLAGFIYEKVILRIGDAYAWIGAKFHLSAHFYPAVASLLIVPIGILAPQLLGGGHQLILSLTSQSYLVSTLLLYVILRFVWSMVSYGSGLPGGIFLPMLTLGALLGAIFGSLFFTMGVISQQQIPIFIILGMSGYFGAISKAPLTAMILVTEMVGDIRNLMPLGLVTLVAYIVMDLLKGTPIYEAMLEKMLPEQVDESGETTLIEIPVSEKIAGKQVHELDLPRDILITMQIHQGKSQTVNGSTHLYLGDMICLVIPKSQIGAVKDLLL; translated from the coding sequence ATGAAAAGTGGTGTATCCAATAGTAAGAAAGAGTTTGCCTTTCTCTCCAGCTCGATTATCGGTCAAGTCGTTAGGGGGATTTTGGTTGGCCTAGTAGTCGGAGGTGTCGTCGGTTCCTTTCGTTTGTTGATTGAAAAAGGATTTCATATTGTCCAAGGTTTGTATTTGAACATTCCCTCAAATCCTATTTTCTTTGGAGGTATTCTTGGACTTTATGCAGGCTTGATTTTCCTTGCAAAGGTTCTCCTACAAAGTGAAAAAGATATTAAGGGATCTGGAATTCCTCAGATTGAGGCAGAGCTCAAGGGCTTGATGTCTTCAGATTGGTGGAGTGTCCTTTGGAAGAAATATGTGTTAGGAGTGGTGTCCATCGCTAGCGGTTTGATGTTGGGAAGAGAAGGCCCCAGTATTCAATTAGGGGCTATGACTGGAAAAGGTGTGGCAAAACAGCTACAGCTAAGTCCTGTTGAAGAACGCTCCTTAATTGCTAGCGGGGCAGCAGCAGGCTTAGCAGCAGCCTTCAATGCGCCGATTGCAGGCTTATTATTTGTAGTAGAAGAAATCTATCATCACTTTTCTCGATTTTTTTGGGTTTCGACTTTAGCAGCGAGTTTAACAGCAAATGTTGTGTCCCTCTGGATATTTGGTTTGGATCCTGTCCTAGATATGCCGGATAATCTTCCAGCCTTATCCTTGGGGCAATACTGGCTGTTAATCGGCTTTGGGCTTTTCTTAGGCTTGGCTGGGTTCATTTATGAGAAAGTCATTTTAAGAATTGGAGATGCCTATGCCTGGATAGGGGCAAAGTTCCACCTTTCTGCTCATTTCTATCCTGCTGTGGCTTCTTTGTTGATTGTACCAATTGGAATACTGGCTCCTCAACTGTTGGGTGGCGGTCACCAGCTGATTTTATCCTTGACGAGCCAATCCTATCTAGTGTCAACTTTGCTATTGTACGTAATTCTGCGTTTTGTGTGGAGCATGGTGAGTTATGGAAGTGGTCTGCCAGGAGGGATTTTCCTGCCCATGCTCACCTTAGGAGCATTACTAGGCGCTATCTTTGGTTCTTTATTTTTTACAATGGGTGTTATTTCGCAGCAACAAATTCCTATTTTTATCATTTTAGGAATGAGCGGTTATTTCGGAGCGATTTCCAAGGCACCTTTGACAGCTATGATTTTAGTCACGGAAATGGTAGGAGACATCCGCAATCTCATGCCGCTTGGTTTGGTCACCTTGGTAGCCTATATTGTAATGGATTTACTAAAAGGGACACCGATTTATGAGGCTATGCTTGAAAAAATGTTGCCTGAACAGGTGGACGAGAGTGGGGAGACGACCTTAATCGAAATCCCTGTGTCTGAGAAAATAGCTGGAAAACAGGTCCACGAATTAGACCTACCGAGGGATATCCTGATTACCATGCAAATTCATCAAGGAAAATCTCAGACAGTTAATGGCAGTACCCATCTTTATTTGGGAGATATGATTTGCTTAGTTATTCCGAAATCTCAGATTGGAGCAGTGAAAGATTTGTTATTGTAG
- the guaC gene encoding GMP reductase: MLNEFPIFDYEDIQLIPNKCIIKSRAEADTRVTLGNHTFKLPVVPANMQTIIDENVAEQLAKDGYFYIMHRFDEAGRLPFIKRMHEQGLIASISVGVKEYEYEFVTQLKDDAPEYITIDIAHGHADSVIRMIQHIKKELPDTFVIAGNVGTPEAVRELENAGADATKVGIGPGKVCITKVKTGFGTGGWQLAALRWCAKAARKPIIADGGIRTHGDIAKSIRFGASMVMIGSLFAGHIESPGKTVEVDGEQFKEYYGSASEYQKGAYKNVEGKKILLPAKGHLKDTLIEMEQDLQSSISYAGGKDISSLKHVDYVIVKNSIWNGDAH; this comes from the coding sequence ATGCTTAACGAATTCCCTATTTTTGACTATGAAGACATTCAATTGATTCCAAATAAATGTATTATTAAGAGCCGTGCAGAGGCAGATACTCGGGTGACTTTGGGCAACCATACCTTTAAATTACCGGTTGTACCTGCAAACATGCAGACTATTATTGATGAAAATGTAGCAGAGCAACTGGCAAAAGATGGTTATTTTTATATCATGCACCGTTTTGATGAGGCTGGACGACTTCCCTTTATCAAGCGTATGCATGAACAGGGCTTGATTGCTTCTATCTCAGTTGGGGTGAAAGAATACGAGTATGAGTTTGTGACCCAGTTGAAAGATGATGCACCAGAATACATTACCATTGATATTGCTCATGGTCATGCCGATAGTGTGATTCGAATGATTCAACATATCAAAAAAGAATTACCTGATACTTTTGTCATTGCAGGAAATGTTGGAACACCTGAGGCAGTTCGTGAATTGGAAAATGCAGGAGCAGATGCGACCAAGGTTGGAATTGGCCCAGGGAAAGTATGTATCACTAAGGTCAAGACTGGCTTCGGTACGGGTGGATGGCAATTAGCAGCCCTACGCTGGTGTGCCAAAGCTGCGCGCAAGCCGATTATTGCAGACGGGGGTATTCGTACCCATGGTGATATTGCCAAATCTATTCGTTTTGGGGCAAGCATGGTCATGATTGGCTCACTCTTTGCTGGTCACATTGAAAGCCCAGGAAAAACGGTCGAAGTAGATGGTGAACAATTCAAGGAATACTACGGTTCTGCGTCTGAATACCAAAAAGGAGCGTATAAGAACGTAGAAGGTAAGAAAATTTTGTTGCCAGCTAAAGGACATTTGAAAGATACCTTAATTGAAATGGAACAAGATTTGCAAAGCTCCATTTCTTATGCAGGTGGCAAAGATATTTCGAGCTTGAAACATGTGGATTATGTCATCGTGAAAAATTCGATTTGGAATGGCGATGCCCATTAA
- a CDS encoding DUF6556 family protein has translation MDHYSRKQKKSETHLLPKKQDIAQGFTTLQKTIALIGSILSLITASITIHNALNKDKEKSDSEPKIEQQTVIREIEKEVSTPTLETQEQGTTLPSESSVSETEASSLPSSSETAVVSTPEITTPSIETSPSTNE, from the coding sequence ATGGATCATTACTCTCGTAAACAAAAAAAGTCTGAAACACATCTACTCCCCAAAAAACAAGATATTGCTCAAGGATTTACCACACTTCAAAAAACGATTGCACTCATCGGTAGTATTCTGAGCTTGATTACAGCCTCCATCACGATTCATAATGCCTTGAATAAAGACAAGGAAAAGAGTGATTCGGAGCCAAAAATTGAACAACAAACAGTTATCCGAGAAATCGAAAAAGAAGTGTCTACTCCAACTTTAGAGACGCAAGAGCAAGGGACGACCTTGCCATCGGAAAGCTCTGTGAGTGAGACAGAAGCTAGCAGTCTTCCTAGCTCTAGTGAAACAGCTGTTGTCTCGACCCCAGAAATAACCACACCATCCATCGAAACGTCCCCAAGCACAAATGAGTAA
- the yycF gene encoding response regulator YycF gives MKKILVVDDEKPISDIIKFNMVKEGYEVLTAFNGREALEMFEAERPDILILDLMLPEIDGLEVAKTIRKTSNVPIIVLSAKDSEFDKVIGLEIGADDYVTKPFSNRELQARVKAILRRAELAPENQDAQAEQTEITIGKLQILKDAFVAKKLGKELELTHREFELLLHLATHVGQVMTREHLLETVWGYDYFGDVRTVDVTIRRLREKIEDVPSRPEYILTRRGVGYYMRNND, from the coding sequence ATGAAAAAAATATTAGTTGTAGATGATGAAAAGCCCATTTCAGATATTATCAAGTTTAACATGGTCAAGGAAGGCTATGAAGTACTGACGGCTTTCAATGGTCGTGAGGCCCTGGAGATGTTTGAGGCAGAGCGTCCTGACATTTTGATTTTGGACTTGATGTTGCCAGAGATTGATGGATTAGAGGTCGCAAAGACCATCCGCAAAACCAGCAATGTTCCGATTATTGTCCTATCTGCCAAGGATAGTGAGTTTGACAAGGTCATCGGACTTGAGATTGGGGCGGATGATTATGTGACCAAACCTTTTTCCAATCGGGAGTTGCAAGCGCGTGTCAAGGCTATTTTGCGTCGTGCGGAGCTGGCCCCTGAAAATCAAGACGCCCAAGCTGAGCAGACCGAGATTACCATCGGCAAGCTTCAAATTCTAAAAGATGCTTTTGTTGCGAAAAAACTAGGCAAGGAATTGGAATTAACTCATCGTGAATTTGAGCTCTTGCTCCACTTAGCTACGCATGTAGGTCAAGTGATGACACGAGAGCATTTGCTCGAGACTGTCTGGGGCTATGATTATTTTGGAGATGTGCGGACGGTGGATGTGACCATTCGTCGCTTGAGAGAAAAAATTGAAGACGTCCCAAGCCGACCAGAATATATCTTAACGCGTCGTGGTGTGGGCTATTACATGAGAAATAATGATTGA
- the vicK gene encoding cell wall metabolism sensor histidine kinase VicK has protein sequence MIETIKSFIVSKDFIFVLLILGFVLVIALLTLENRRDNLRIRELNQKVKDLIAGDYSEVLDMQGGPEITDITNSLNDLSEVIRLTHENLEQESKRLNSILSYMTDGVLATNRRGKIIMINDMAARQLGVKKEEAENLNILQLLGIEEEYELRDLITKVPDVTIDSQDENGEYLSLRVRFALIRRESGFISGLVAVLHDTTEQEKEERERRLFVSNVSHELRTPLTSVKSYLEALDEGALSEPVAPDFIKVSLDETNRMMRMISDLLNLSRIDNAATQMDIELTNFTAFITFILNRFDKMRGQDANKKYELVRNYPINSVWVEIDTDKMTQVIDNLLNNAIKYSPDGGKITVSMKTTETQMIVSISDEGLGIPKADLPKIFDRFYRVDKARSREQGGTGLGLAIAKEIVKQHNGFIWAKSQYGEGSTFTIVLPYDKDAVKEEDWDEEEIEG, from the coding sequence ATGATTGAAACCATTAAAAGTTTTATAGTATCTAAGGATTTTATCTTTGTCCTGCTTATTTTGGGTTTTGTTCTGGTGATTGCTCTGTTAACCTTGGAGAATCGCAGGGATAATTTAAGAATTCGAGAGCTCAACCAAAAGGTCAAGGATTTGATTGCAGGAGATTACTCTGAAGTGCTTGACATGCAGGGTGGGCCTGAGATTACGGACATTACCAATAGTTTAAATGACCTCTCTGAGGTCATTCGTTTGACCCATGAAAATCTTGAGCAGGAAAGTAAGCGGCTAAACAGTATCTTATCTTACATGACAGACGGGGTGCTTGCGACCAATCGTAGGGGCAAAATTATCATGATCAATGACATGGCAGCACGTCAGCTAGGGGTCAAAAAGGAAGAAGCTGAAAATCTCAACATTTTACAGCTCCTAGGCATTGAAGAAGAGTACGAGCTGCGCGATTTGATTACCAAGGTTCCAGATGTGACCATTGATTCGCAGGATGAAAATGGAGAATACTTGAGTTTGCGAGTGCGGTTTGCTCTGATTCGTAGGGAATCTGGCTTTATTTCTGGCTTGGTGGCTGTTCTACACGATACGACCGAGCAGGAAAAGGAAGAGCGAGAGCGACGACTCTTTGTCTCGAATGTCAGCCACGAGCTGCGTACCCCCTTGACTAGTGTCAAGTCCTATCTAGAAGCACTGGATGAGGGAGCACTGAGTGAGCCTGTGGCACCTGATTTTATCAAGGTATCGCTCGATGAGACCAATCGCATGATGCGGATGATTTCAGACTTACTCAATCTATCCCGCATTGACAATGCGGCCACCCAGATGGATATTGAGCTGACCAACTTTACGGCCTTTATCACCTTTATCCTCAATCGCTTTGATAAGATGAGGGGACAGGATGCGAATAAGAAATATGAGCTGGTTCGCAATTATCCGATTAACTCGGTCTGGGTGGAGATTGATACGGACAAGATGACCCAAGTCATCGATAATCTCTTGAACAATGCTATTAAATACTCACCAGATGGAGGGAAGATTACCGTTAGCATGAAAACGACCGAAACCCAGATGATTGTCTCCATCTCAGATGAAGGCTTGGGAATTCCAAAGGCAGATTTGCCCAAGATTTTTGACCGCTTTTACCGAGTGGATAAGGCGAGAAGTCGGGAGCAAGGGGGGACTGGTCTGGGTCTTGCTATCGCAAAGGAAATCGTCAAACAGCACAATGGCTTCATCTGGGCCAAAAGCCAGTACGGCGAAGGATCGACCTTTACCATTGTCCTGCCTTATGACAAGGATGCGGTGAAAGAAGAGGACTGGGACGAGGAAGAAATAGAAGGATAG
- a CDS encoding MBL fold metallo-hydrolase, whose product MSSKGFKYSILASGSSGNCFYLETDQKKILVDAGLSGKKITSLLGEIGRKPEDLDAILVTHEHKDHIHGVGVLARKYHLDIYANEETWQAMDTALGKIDVSQKHIFEMGKTKTFGDLDIESFGVSHDAVAPQFYRFMKDDKSFVMLTDTGYVSDRMAGIIENADGYLIESNHDIEILRSGAYPWSLKQRILSDKGHLSNEDGAETMIRTLGNRTKKIYLGHLSKENNIKELAHMTMVHQLARADLGVGVDFQVYDTSPDTATPLTDI is encoded by the coding sequence ATGAGTAGTAAAGGATTTAAGTATAGTATTTTAGCTTCTGGCTCCAGTGGAAATTGCTTCTATCTGGAGACTGATCAGAAGAAAATTTTAGTAGATGCAGGTCTCTCGGGCAAGAAAATCACCAGTCTCCTCGGAGAGATTGGGCGTAAGCCCGAGGATTTGGATGCGATTTTGGTCACCCATGAGCATAAGGACCATATCCACGGGGTAGGAGTCTTGGCCCGCAAGTACCATCTGGATATCTATGCCAATGAGGAGACTTGGCAAGCTATGGACACAGCTTTGGGCAAGATTGATGTCAGCCAAAAGCATATCTTTGAAATGGGCAAGACCAAGACCTTTGGGGACTTGGATATCGAAAGTTTTGGGGTCAGCCATGACGCGGTAGCACCTCAGTTTTATCGCTTTATGAAGGATGATAAGAGCTTTGTTATGCTGACGGATACGGGCTATGTGAGTGACCGCATGGCGGGCATTATCGAAAATGCCGATGGCTATCTAATCGAGTCCAATCACGATATCGAAATCCTGCGAAGTGGGGCCTATCCATGGAGCCTCAAGCAGCGGATCCTCTCAGACAAAGGTCATCTATCCAATGAGGACGGGGCGGAGACCATGATTCGCACCTTGGGCAATCGCACTAAAAAAATCTATCTAGGCCACCTCAGTAAGGAAAATAATATCAAGGAGTTGGCTCACATGACCATGGTCCATCAGCTGGCACGGGCAGATCTTGGGGTCGGTGTGGATTTTCAGGTCTATGATACCTCGCCAGACACGGCAACGCCTTTGACAGACATCTGA
- the rpiA gene encoding ribose-5-phosphate isomerase RpiA: MENLKQMAGVKAAEYVTDGMVVGLGTGSTAYYFVEEIGRRIREEGLSITAVTTSSVTTQQAQGLGIPLKSIDQVENVDVTVDGADEVDPHFNGIKGGGGALLMEKVVAIPTKHYIWVVDESKLVEHLGAFKLPVEVVQYGAEQVFRRFERAGYRPSFRKKEGQRLVTDMQNFIIDLDLKKIDDPLALAEELDSMVGVVEHGLFNGLVQTVIVAGQKGLEILEKKIGE, encoded by the coding sequence ATGGAAAATTTAAAGCAGATGGCTGGCGTTAAAGCTGCAGAATATGTGACAGATGGCATGGTGGTCGGTCTTGGCACAGGTTCGACTGCTTATTATTTTGTGGAAGAAATTGGGCGTAGGATCCGTGAGGAAGGCTTGTCTATCACAGCGGTAACGACTTCCAGTGTCACGACCCAGCAGGCGCAAGGCCTAGGCATTCCTCTGAAATCTATCGATCAGGTGGAGAACGTGGATGTGACCGTTGATGGAGCTGATGAGGTCGATCCCCACTTTAATGGAATTAAAGGCGGAGGGGGTGCTCTTCTCATGGAGAAAGTTGTAGCTATTCCAACCAAGCACTACATTTGGGTGGTGGATGAAAGCAAGCTCGTAGAGCATTTGGGAGCTTTTAAGCTTCCAGTCGAAGTGGTGCAATACGGGGCAGAGCAGGTCTTTCGTCGTTTTGAGAGAGCAGGCTATCGGCCTAGTTTCCGCAAGAAAGAAGGCCAGCGTCTCGTGACAGATATGCAAAACTTTATCATTGACCTTGACTTGAAAAAGATTGATGATCCCCTAGCCTTGGCTGAGGAATTAGATAGCATGGTTGGCGTGGTCGAGCACGGTCTCTTTAACGGTCTAGTGCAGACGGTCATTGTGGCTGGGCAAAAAGGTTTAGAAATTTTAGAAAAGAAGATTGGAGAATAA